Proteins encoded in a region of the Augochlora pura isolate Apur16 chromosome 4, APUR_v2.2.1, whole genome shotgun sequence genome:
- the LOC144468898 gene encoding uncharacterized protein LOC144468898: protein MIPDTESVCQTSEAAVRSTDVYQKIKNTPEGEAASVTAWKRYQQLVAIVESRGGKFNRKSMIEAIFRGNDLVYASH, encoded by the coding sequence ATGATACCGGACACGGAAAGCGTCTGTCAGACTTCGGAAGCTGCGGTCAGGAGCACGGACGTGTATCAGAAGATTAAGAACACGCCGGAAGGGGAAGCGGCCTCGGTGACCGCGTGGAAGCGATATCAGCAACTGGTGGCGATCGTCGAGTCCAGGGGCGGAAAGTTCAACCGGAAGTCGATGATCGAAGCAATCTTTCGCGGAAACGATCTCGTCTACGCGAGCCACTGA